A genomic region of Arachis stenosperma cultivar V10309 chromosome 9, arast.V10309.gnm1.PFL2, whole genome shotgun sequence contains the following coding sequences:
- the LOC130947659 gene encoding sterol 3-beta-glucosyltransferase UGT80B1 has translation MGSNGIEYLSNDVLEGGFDSHQQEEDIREMDNEEMMTRDRKSINGKHGLSSSSEVGSSPRRGLEHCTTAPVETRRNPLIADHEVMLSRSMTEKTPKHDLLLDRLSEDEKQQLIADLVRIQNDGTVEVDLERSASVASELLEFQSFDESTASENLIREAKTSIPRLQIVILVVGTRGDIQPFLAIAKRLQEYGHRVRVATHSNFSTFVKSAGADFYPLGGDPRVLAGYMVRNKGLIPSGPAEISIQRKQLKDIIDSLLPACTAPDLETGVPFRAQAIIANPPAYGHTHVAEALGVPLHIFFTMPWTPTYAFPHPLARVPQSAGYWLSYIVVDLLIWWGIRGIINDFRKNKLKLAPIAYFSMYRGSISHLPTGYMWSPHVVPKPSDWGPLVDVVGYCFLNLGSKYIPQEDFVQWIRKGSPPIYFGFGSMPLEDPKRTTDVILDALQETGQRGIIDRGWGNLGNLEEVPDNVFLLEECPHDWLFPQCSAVVHHGGAGTTATGLKAGCPTTIVPFFGDQFFWGDRICQKELGPAPIPISELSAENLSNAIKFMLQPEVKSRAMEIAKLIENEDGVAAAVDAFHRHLPDELPLPTPPPVAEDEHPSSLQWFLGQLGKWCCAPCGGV, from the exons ATGGGCAGTAATGGGATTGAATATTTGTCCAATGATGTATTAGAAGGTGGTTTTGATAGCCACCAACAGGAGGAAGATATCAGGGAAATGGATAATGAAGAGATGATGACAAGGGATAGAAAGTCTATAAATGGAAAGCATGGTTTATCTTCTTCATCAGAAGTTGGTTCTTCACCAAGGAGAG GCTTAGAACATTGCACCACAGCACCTGTTGAGACTCGGAGAAACCCACTTATAGCTGACCATGAGGTTATGCTTTCTAGATCAATGACGGAGAAGACCCCGAAGCATGATCTACTATTGGACAGATTGTCCGAGGATGAGAAG CAACAACTAATTGCTGACCTTGTGAGGATACAAAATGATGGGACTGTTGAAGTTGATCTAGAAAGAAGTGCATCTGTTGCTTCAGAATTGTTAGAATTCCAGTCATTTGACGAGTCAACAGCGAGTGAAAATCTTATTCGTGAAGCAAAAACATCAATTCCACGGTTACAAATTGTCATACTTGTGGTTGGAACTAGGGGTGACATACAACCTTTTCTTGCCATTGCAAAGAGA TTGCAGGAGTATGGTCATCGTGTTAGGGTGGCAACTCATTCTAATTTCAGCACATTTGTAAAGTCAGCTGGTGCAGATTTCTATCCGTTGGGTGGCGATCCACGTGTATTGGCAGGAT ATATGGTGAGGAATAAAGGTTTAATTCCATCCGGGCCTGCAGAAATATCTATCCAAAGAAAGCAGCTGAAGGACATTATTGATTCCCTTCTTCCAGCATGCACAGCGCCTGATTTGGAAACCGGTGTTCCATTCAGAGCCCAGGCTATTATTGCCAATCCTCCAGCTTATG GACACACACATGTTGCTGAAGCCCTTGGCGTACCTCTTCACATCTTCTTCACAATGCCATGGAC GCCAACATATGCATTTCCTCACCCTTTGGCACGAGTTCCTCAAAGTGCTGGTTACTGG CTATCTTATATAGTTGTGGATCTACTAATATGGTGGGGAATAAGAGGAATCATCAATGACTTCAGGAAAAACAAATTGAAGCTTGCTCCTATTGCATACTTCAGTATGTACCGTGGATCGATATCTCATTTACCAACTGGCTACATGTGGAGTCCCCATGTTGTTCCGAAGCCAAGTG ACTGGGGACCTTTAGTTGATGTTGTTGGTTATTGTTTCTTAAACCTTGGATCAAAGTATATACCACAGGAAGATTTTGTACAATGGATTCGGAAAGGGTCACCTCCAATATATTTTGGGTTTGGGAGCATG CCGCTTGAAGACCCTAAAAGAACAACAGATGTTATATTGGATGCACTACAGGAAACCGGACAACGGGGAATTATCGATCGGGGTTGGGGCAATCTTGGGAATC TGGAAGAAGTTCCTGACAATGTTTTCCTACTGGAGGAATGCCCTCATGATTGGTTGTTTCCTCAATGTTCTGCGGTG GTGCATCATGGTGGAGCTGGAACTACTGCTACAGGTTTAAAAGCTGGG TGTCCGACGACCATTGTTCCGTTCTTTGGAGATCAGTTCTTTTGGGGAGATAGAATATGTCAGAAAGAGTTAGGACCGGCTCCAATTCCGATATCCGAGCTCAGTGCCGAGAACTTATCAAATGCTATTAAATTCATGCTCCAGCCAGAG GTGAAATCTAGAGCAATGGAAATTGCTAAGTTGATTGAGAATGAAGATGGTGTAGCCGCTGCAGTTGATGCATTCCATCGCCATCTACCTGATGAGTTGCCACTGCCAACTCCTCCTCCGGTAGCGGAGGATGAGCATCCTAGTTCTTTGCAGTGGTTTCTCGGCCAACTCGGAAAATGGTGCTGTGCACCTTGTGGTGGTGTGTAG
- the LOC130950611 gene encoding uncharacterized protein LOC130950611 — MALSVSASSTIASLNSSEASTRFAPASSSFSSASAKLSSLQFPLRSRFLRIGTASSPSRRRRILPLVEAKKQTFSSFDELLANAEKPVLVDFYATWCGPCQFMVPILDEVSTRLKDKIQVVKIDTEKYTAIADKYRIEALPTFIIFKDGEPFDRFEGAMSADQLIERVETGLKVKQ; from the exons ATGGCACTTTCCGTTTCCGCGTCTTCCACAATCGCTTCTCTCAACTCCTCCGAAGCCTCCACGCGTTTCGCAcctgcttcttcttccttttcctctGCTTCCGCAAAGCTATCCTCGCTTCAATTTCCCCTTCGCTCTCGCTTTCTTCGAATCGGAACTGCTTCCTCTCCCTCTCGCCGCCGTCGAATCCTTCCTCTg GTTGAAGCAAAGAAACAAACATTTTCTTCATTTGACGAGTTGCTAGCTAATGCTGAGAAGCCTGTTTTGGTTGACTTCTATGCTACCTG GTGCGGTCCTTGTCAATTCATGGTTCCCATTCTTGATGAAGTCAGCACTCGCCTTAAGGATAAGATACAGGTAGTCAAGATTGATACTGAGAAGTACACCGCCATAGCCGACAAATACAGGATTGAGGCCCTGCCAACCTTCATCATCTTCAAGGATGGAGAGCCCTTCGACCGATTT GAGGGAGCAATGAGTGCAGATCAGCTCATTGAACGCGTAGAAACTGGTCTCAAAGTCAAGCAATAA
- the LOC130947619 gene encoding protein PHLOEM UNLOADING MODULATOR, whose product MRWPAPPRPSTKNAGLGVAAISYIAIDYLRHVSPAWHSRLMPVLWIFLALAALARVPYYRHWSEEFRSLIPFVASIVFMLAALLYEAISVRSVTAVLGLQWHRNQPPLPDSGQWILLALNEKLPSAIVALLRAPIIGLHHYLMLFIMLAFSVLCDSVKAPGFGLGARYMFTMAIGRLLRAISFASTIFPSPRPWCADGRFRVPAHPHPWLQKYYIPYQSDHIAIRQVIRLDEAYVDIGKPVDEYRPNWGAMSFLIDFLRPTASEGPTWYSLLKKAEGGCNDLIYSGHMLVAVLTAMAWTEAYGGYSSALVWLLVAHSAQREVRERHHYSVDCVVAIYVGILLWKMTGFLWSNTVTYSDRRLAKLKKIEGRLIQASKDSNMDKVRELLKQLESSDEESTFSKGRANKYGRWFPFAVIGFALAVVLLAFTLTSDG is encoded by the exons ATGAGGTGGCCGGCGCCGCCGCGGCCTTCCACCAAAAACGCCGGCTTAGGCGTCGCCGCCATTTCCTACATAGCCATCGACTACCTCCGCCATGTCTCCCCGGCGTGGCACTCACGCCTTATGCCCGTGCTCTGGATCTTTCTCGCCCTCGCCGCCCTCGCTCGCGTCCCCTACTACCGCCATTGGTCCGAGGAGTTTCGCTCGTTGATTCCGTTCGTCGCGTCAATAGTGTTCATGCTTGCCGCTTTACTCTACGAGGCAATTTCGGTTCGCTCCGTCACCGCCGTCCTCGGCCTCCAGTGGCACCG caatcaacctcctcttccagATTCTGGTCAATGGATTCTCCTGGCATTGAATGAGAAACTCCCTAGTGCAATTGTTGCGTTACTAAGAGCTCCTATTATTGGATTGCACCATTACTTGATGTTGTTTATAATGTTGGCTTTCTCTGTTCTATGTGACTCTGTAAAGGCCCCAGGCTTTGGACTAGGTGCTAGATACATGTTTACCATGGCAATTGGCCGTCTTCTTCGTGCCATCAGTTTTGCATCTACAATTTTCCCATCACCGCGTCCCTGGTGTGCTGATGGTCGGTTCAGAGTTCCAGCTCATCCCCATCCCTGGCTTCAGAAATATTATATTCCCTATCAGTCAGATCATATCGCTATCCGCCAGGTGATAAGGCTAGATGAAGCTTATG TTGACATTGGAAAACCAGTTGATGAATACCGGCCAAATTGGGGTGCAATGAGCTTTCTGATTGATTTCCTACGACCCACTGCCTCTGAAGGACCAACATGGTACAGTCTTTTAAAGAAAGCTGAAGGTGGCTGCAATGACCTCATATACAGTGGCCACATGCTTGTAGCCGTACTGACAGCCATGGCTTGGACT GAAGCATATGGAGGGTACAGTTCAGCTCTTGTATGGCTTCTTGTAGCGCATAGTGCCCAAAGAGAAGTACGAGAACGCCATCATTACAGTGTGGACTGTGTTGTAGCCATCTATGTAGGGATCCTCCTGTGGAAGATGACAGGTTTTCTCTGGTCAAATACAGTTACATACAGCGACAGGAGGCTGGCCAAGCTTAAGAAGATTGAAGGTAGACTAATCCAAGCTTCAAAGGACTCAAACATGGATAAAGTGAGGGAGCTTCTCAAACAGCTCGAGTCGAGCGATGAAGAGAGCACTTTTAGCAAGGGTAGGGCAAATAAATATGGACGGTGGTTTCCTTTTGCCGTCATTGGCTTTGCACTTGCCGTTGTCCTTCTGGCTTTCACATTGACAAGCGATGGGTGA
- the LOC130950610 gene encoding F-box/kelch-repeat protein At3g23880-like — protein MSGNLLESTILPGELIEEILVRVPASSLVKFKIVCKSWNALISSSKFAKKQLHRSTSDPTRIRPRLACLGLDDKIRFYSVQSFFKNPSASAFTEDACFQNDDELRIFGSCNGLLCIGLRKGKFMCRAPRRCKFIRLWNPCTGSVSDWLKIEQDGCVYGFGYDHVHDKYKFLDCYWKHGHKVHIFGSNSCTTINQDLPFEQPWEWTGKFVNGTLNWAARPQGKFSKWDILSFDLANENFCQISLPNRNDSDDDLFPVLGVWRDSLSVCFNENESRLVLWVMKEFGVQESWTKLVTISSDHKVFSISDARFCSDLAAFFCPRSHDSISSFKLVMLRASSLEPPQYEDIYDIYPGYRHVYHESLVSPCHLGLPSFLYGSTIH, from the coding sequence ATGAGCGGGAACCTGCTGGAAAGCACAATCCTTCCGGGCGAGCTGATTGAGGAGATCCTGGTGAGGGTTCCGGCAAGTTCCCTTGTGAAATTCAAGATTGTGTGCAAGTCATGGAATGCACTAATTTCCAGCTCCAAATTCGCCAAAAAACAGCTTCACCGCTCAACCTCAGATCCAACCAGGATCCGCCCGCGACTGGCGTGCTTGGGACTGGATGACAAAATCCGATTTTACTCCGTACAATCTTTCTTCAAGAACCCATCCGCATCCGCTTTTACCGAAGATGCCTGCTTCCAGAATGATGATGAACTGCGAATCTTTGGTTCCTGCAATGGCTTACTCTGCATCGGCTTGCGCAAGGGCAAGTTCATGTGCCGTGCGCCTCGCCGCTGTAAATTCATCAGATTGTGGAACCCTTGTACCGGATCGGTATCCGATTGGTTGAAAATTGAGCAAGATGGTTGCGTGTATGGTTTTGGCTATGATCATGTGCATGATAAGTACAAGTTTCTTGATTGTTATTGGAAACACGGCCACAAAGTTCACATCTTCGGTTCGAATTCTTGCACAACCATCAATCAAGATCTTCCATTTGAGCAACCCTGGGAATGGACAGGGAAGTTTGTGAATGGCACTCTCAATTGGGCAGCTCGGCCGCAAGGCAAGTTTTCCAAATGGGACATCCTTTCCTTTGACTTGGCCAACGAAAATTTTTGCCAAATATCCCTCCCTAACAGGAATGATAGTGACGACGATTTATTTCCTGTGTTGGGTGTCTGGAGGGACAGCCTTTCTGTTTGTTTCAATGAAAACGAGAGTCGTCTGGTTTTGTGGGTGATGAAGGAGTTTGGGGTTCAAGAGTCTTGGACTAAGTTGGTCACCATATCTAGTGATCATAAGGTATTTTCGATTAGTGACGCACGGTTTTGTTCAGATCTGGCTGCTTTCTTTTGTCCGAGATCTCATGATTCTATATCCTCCTTCAAATTAGTTATGCTTAGGGCAAGTTCTTTAGAGCCACCTCAATATGAGGATATTTACGACATATATCCCGGATACCGCCATGTTTACCATGAAAGCTTGGTTTCGCCGTGCCATTTAGGTCTTCCAAGTTTCTTATATGGATCGACTATTCATTAA